One region of Natronorubrum aibiense genomic DNA includes:
- a CDS encoding ABC transporter permease, translated as MSTETATTSGGTTSPSSSINLESVRAVAKKDFQDAVRSWMFWGLSVFFFVLLVAVTGTISYFGEEIAQQGATTEALVLFVSQITRLVIPLIALILGWKAIAGERETGSIKILLSLPHSRKDVLLGKLIGRSAVLSVSLVVGFALAAIIVAALLGSFDPVDYVSLLVMAIIYGIAYTSIAVALSSVTRSTTIAGAAMVGIFVLFYIVWNAIQTVFQILMNRGTIEGVSYTQEVPVADGTTQQVTMDRLPDWALFIDTIDPGNAFQNAITVLSSSGGSELGTSFPEVWFANGVPFYLENWFSFIILLLWIVVPTVIALYRFDRVDL; from the coding sequence ATGAGCACCGAAACCGCCACCACGAGCGGGGGGACGACCTCGCCCTCGAGTTCGATCAATCTCGAGAGTGTCCGTGCGGTCGCCAAAAAGGACTTCCAGGACGCGGTCCGCTCGTGGATGTTCTGGGGACTGAGCGTCTTCTTTTTCGTCCTGTTGGTCGCGGTCACGGGAACGATCTCGTACTTCGGCGAGGAGATCGCTCAGCAAGGCGCGACGACGGAAGCGCTGGTGCTGTTCGTCAGCCAGATCACGCGGCTCGTGATCCCGCTGATCGCGTTGATACTGGGCTGGAAGGCGATCGCCGGGGAGCGCGAGACGGGCAGCATCAAGATCCTGCTCTCGTTGCCCCACTCCCGAAAGGATGTCCTGCTCGGGAAACTCATCGGTCGCTCGGCCGTCCTCTCGGTGTCGCTGGTCGTCGGGTTCGCCCTCGCCGCGATCATCGTCGCGGCGCTGCTCGGGAGTTTCGACCCCGTTGACTACGTGAGCCTGCTCGTGATGGCGATCATCTACGGCATCGCCTACACGAGTATCGCCGTCGCGCTGTCGTCGGTCACGCGGTCGACGACGATCGCCGGCGCGGCGATGGTCGGCATCTTCGTGCTGTTCTACATCGTCTGGAACGCGATCCAGACCGTCTTCCAGATCCTGATGAACCGCGGCACGATCGAGGGGGTCAGCTACACACAGGAGGTCCCCGTCGCGGACGGCACGACACAGCAGGTGACGATGGACCGACTCCCCGACTGGGCGCTGTTCATCGATACGATCGATCCGGGCAACGCCTTCCAGAACGCGATCACGGTCCTCAGTTCGAGCGGCGGCAGCGAACTCGGAACGTCCTTCCCCGAGGTGTGGTTCGCCAACGGCGTGCCGTTCTACCTCGAGAACTGGTTCTCCTTTATTATCCTCCTGCTCTGGATCGTCGTCCCGACGGTCATCGCACTCTACCGGTTCGACCGCGTCGACCTCTAG
- a CDS encoding ArsA family ATPase, which yields MTDCIFYGGKGGVGKTTCAAATGVRLADAGQKTLVVSTDPAHSLSDSLEVDLGSDPQRLEVGSDHRTASGEGGLWAVEIDPETQQERYEKLAHALASDLRSAGIRLDDEEVERIFASGAPAGSDELAALDLLVEYVDSSEWDTVVFDTAPTGHTLRLFDMPDAIGPALETLRSLRGQARRIGTAAKSAVFGPMSMMTGRSDDEDESLEAFQARLERARELLVDPERTEFRVVLIPEGMAIAESERLVETLREAGVRVDRLVVNQVLEDPDEDCSRCQSRHERHEKRLAEIRETFPGLEVVTLPEREGEVQGLEAVEAVAAELPS from the coding sequence ATGACCGACTGCATCTTTTACGGCGGCAAAGGCGGGGTCGGGAAGACGACCTGTGCGGCGGCCACCGGCGTTCGACTCGCCGACGCTGGCCAGAAGACGCTGGTCGTCTCGACGGACCCGGCCCACTCACTATCGGACTCGCTTGAGGTCGATCTCGGAAGCGACCCGCAACGACTCGAGGTCGGCAGCGATCACCGGACGGCGAGCGGTGAGGGCGGACTGTGGGCCGTCGAGATCGATCCCGAGACGCAACAGGAACGCTACGAAAAGCTAGCACACGCGTTAGCCAGCGACCTCCGCAGCGCCGGCATCAGACTCGACGACGAGGAGGTCGAGCGGATCTTCGCCTCGGGTGCGCCGGCCGGCAGCGACGAACTGGCGGCGCTCGATTTACTCGTCGAGTACGTCGACTCGAGCGAGTGGGACACCGTCGTCTTCGACACCGCACCGACGGGACACACCCTCCGGCTGTTCGACATGCCCGACGCGATCGGCCCGGCACTCGAGACGCTCCGGTCGCTGCGCGGGCAGGCCCGGCGGATCGGCACCGCGGCCAAGTCGGCGGTGTTCGGCCCCATGTCGATGATGACCGGCCGCAGCGACGACGAAGACGAGAGCCTCGAGGCGTTTCAGGCTCGCCTCGAGCGCGCTCGCGAGTTGCTCGTCGATCCCGAGCGCACCGAGTTCCGCGTCGTGCTCATCCCCGAGGGGATGGCCATCGCCGAATCCGAACGGCTCGTCGAGACGCTCCGCGAGGCCGGCGTGCGGGTCGATCGCCTCGTCGTCAATCAGGTACTCGAAGATCCCGACGAGGACTGTTCACGCTGTCAGTCCCGCCACGAGCGCCACGAGAAACGGCTCGCAGAGATACGAGAGACGTTCCCCGGCCTCGAGGTCGTCACGCTGCCCGAACGGGAGGGCGAGGTACAGGGCCTCGAGGCAGTGGAGGCGGTCGCCGCCGAACTCCCGTCGTAG
- a CDS encoding MFS transporter, with amino-acid sequence MRWRYRETVLALCTLAFFVTMVGRLAISPVLPDVVETFGVSNAVVGLSLTGMWLAYGLAQYPSGVLADRYGERLIILVAVGGSALAALAVSIAPVFGVFFLATIVLGAVAGLHYSVATTLLARTYDNVGTAIGIHNSGATVAGLLTPVAVAWIAVRFGWRAAIAVVALVGVPSAVLFAWKVRPTEPRRPETPLRKRFQLGPIGELLTRPPIAFALGIAIVGEFAWQGTASFLPTFLIDHRGLSTTLAGTFFSLYFVVQGVAQIGVGAVSDRIGRDRALAGCMFAGVVGFSVLVTMAGLPSIAVGVTFLGIAMSFGSALMPRFLRELSAEEQNAGFGLVRTVYMIVASLGSVVVGSLADLFGWAVSFGFLAAALAAVVLALAINSAFDLGY; translated from the coding sequence ATGCGCTGGCGATATCGAGAAACGGTCCTCGCGCTGTGTACGCTCGCCTTCTTCGTCACGATGGTGGGCCGGTTAGCGATCAGTCCCGTCCTCCCCGACGTCGTCGAGACGTTCGGCGTTTCGAACGCGGTCGTCGGCCTCTCGCTGACCGGAATGTGGCTCGCCTACGGGCTCGCCCAGTATCCGAGCGGCGTCCTCGCGGATCGGTACGGCGAGCGACTGATCATCCTCGTCGCCGTCGGCGGCTCGGCGCTGGCCGCGCTGGCCGTGTCGATCGCCCCCGTCTTCGGGGTGTTCTTCCTCGCGACGATCGTACTCGGCGCGGTCGCGGGCCTGCACTACAGCGTCGCGACGACGCTGCTCGCCCGAACGTACGACAACGTCGGGACCGCGATCGGAATCCACAACTCCGGGGCGACGGTCGCCGGCCTCCTCACACCCGTCGCCGTGGCGTGGATCGCAGTCCGATTCGGATGGCGGGCAGCCATTGCCGTCGTCGCCCTGGTCGGGGTCCCGTCGGCGGTTCTGTTCGCCTGGAAGGTCCGACCGACCGAGCCTCGTCGTCCGGAGACGCCGCTTCGCAAGCGGTTCCAGCTCGGGCCAATCGGCGAGCTGCTCACCCGGCCGCCGATCGCGTTCGCGCTCGGTATCGCCATCGTCGGCGAGTTCGCCTGGCAGGGGACCGCCTCGTTCCTGCCGACGTTTCTCATCGACCACCGCGGCCTCTCGACGACGCTCGCGGGAACGTTCTTCTCGCTGTACTTCGTCGTACAGGGCGTCGCCCAGATCGGCGTCGGGGCCGTCTCCGATCGGATCGGCCGGGACCGCGCGCTCGCCGGCTGCATGTTCGCCGGCGTCGTCGGATTCAGCGTGCTCGTCACGATGGCCGGACTCCCGTCGATCGCCGTCGGCGTGACGTTTCTCGGGATCGCCATGAGCTTCGGCTCGGCGCTCATGCCCAGATTCTTGCGCGAGCTCTCCGCCGAAGAGCAAAACGCCGGGTTCGGCCTCGTTCGAACCGTCTACATGATCGTCGCCTCACTGGGGTCGGTCGTCGTCGGATCGCTCGCGGATCTGTTCGGCTGGGCGGTCTCTTTCGGCTTCCTCGCAGCGGCGCTCGCCGCCGTCGTGCTCGCGCTCGCGATCAATTCGGCGTTCGACCTCGGCTACTGA
- the ligA gene encoding NAD-dependent DNA ligase LigA — protein sequence MPAGDATVDEDNPYLRTPPTEFEPLEDLSEEEAREQVERLREAIREHDRRYYVENDPIIADRTYDALFTRLQDLEDAFDLAHPDSPTRSVGGEPIEEFETVEHVAPMLSIDASGEPEDVREFDDRVRREVGAVDYVCEPKFDGVSMEFVYEDGRLERAVTRGDGREGDDVTRNARTIDSVPKRLHGDHPDFLAVRGEVYMPKDAFQAHNRERIERGEEPFANPRNATAGTIRQLDPSIVAERPLEVFFFDVLEASELEDSHREELERFPEFGLRVNDRVEVVYSIDDAIDYRDRMLEVRDDLNYEIDGTVIKVDDREAREELGRTARHDRYAYAYKFPARAEITPIADVAVQIGRTGRVTPVALLEPVDVGGVTVSRASLHNPEEIAAKNVNVGDTVRVQRAGDVIPYVEEVVEKGSEGHYELPDHCPVCDSAIERDGPMAFCTGGLACDAQRRRSIEYYASDDGLDLEGLGEKSVRQLVDAGLLESVADLYELEHEDLTELEGWGETSAENLLSEIEASREPPLADFLSALGIPHVGPTTARELAREFTTFEAVREAAETDPERLESVDDVGETVAGQIHDFFASEANAAAVDELLEHVSPQESALERGGDDLQGLTFVFTGSLEGITRSEAQDIVEAHGANATGSVSGNTDYLVVGDNPGQTKRDDAEANDVPIVDEDEFRELLADHGIGLE from the coding sequence ATGCCCGCTGGCGACGCGACCGTGGATGAAGACAACCCGTATCTCCGGACTCCGCCGACCGAGTTCGAGCCGCTCGAGGACCTCTCCGAGGAAGAAGCCCGCGAACAGGTCGAGCGCCTCCGCGAGGCTATCCGCGAACACGACCGTCGATACTACGTCGAGAACGACCCGATCATCGCCGATCGAACCTACGACGCGCTCTTTACGCGGCTGCAGGATCTCGAGGATGCCTTCGACCTTGCCCATCCCGACAGCCCCACGCGAAGCGTCGGCGGCGAGCCGATCGAGGAGTTCGAAACGGTCGAACACGTCGCGCCGATGCTGTCGATCGATGCCAGCGGCGAGCCCGAAGACGTACGGGAGTTCGACGACCGCGTTCGCCGCGAGGTCGGGGCGGTTGACTACGTCTGCGAGCCCAAGTTCGACGGTGTCTCGATGGAGTTTGTCTACGAAGACGGTCGCCTCGAGCGTGCCGTTACCCGCGGCGACGGCCGCGAGGGCGACGACGTCACCCGAAACGCCCGCACCATCGACTCGGTCCCGAAACGACTCCACGGCGACCATCCCGACTTCCTCGCCGTCCGGGGCGAGGTCTACATGCCGAAAGACGCCTTTCAGGCCCACAACCGCGAGCGCATCGAACGCGGCGAGGAGCCGTTTGCGAACCCCCGAAACGCGACTGCTGGGACGATTCGGCAGCTCGATCCGAGTATCGTCGCCGAACGCCCGCTCGAGGTCTTCTTCTTCGATGTGCTCGAGGCGAGCGAGTTGGAAGACAGCCATCGCGAGGAACTCGAGCGTTTTCCCGAGTTCGGGCTGCGAGTCAACGACCGCGTCGAGGTCGTCTACTCGATCGACGACGCCATCGACTACCGCGACCGCATGCTTGAGGTCCGGGACGATCTGAACTACGAGATCGACGGCACCGTGATCAAGGTCGACGACCGCGAGGCCCGCGAGGAGCTGGGTCGGACGGCACGCCACGACCGCTACGCGTACGCCTACAAGTTCCCCGCCCGCGCGGAGATCACGCCGATCGCCGACGTGGCGGTCCAGATCGGGCGGACGGGGCGAGTGACGCCCGTGGCCTTGCTCGAGCCGGTCGACGTCGGCGGCGTGACGGTTTCGCGGGCCAGCCTCCACAACCCGGAGGAGATCGCCGCGAAGAACGTCAACGTCGGCGACACCGTTCGCGTCCAGCGAGCCGGCGACGTGATCCCCTACGTCGAGGAGGTCGTCGAGAAAGGCAGCGAAGGCCACTACGAACTCCCCGACCACTGTCCCGTCTGTGACAGCGCCATCGAACGCGACGGGCCGATGGCGTTCTGTACCGGCGGGCTGGCGTGTGACGCCCAGCGTCGGCGCTCGATCGAGTACTACGCGAGCGACGACGGCCTCGACCTCGAGGGCCTCGGCGAGAAGAGCGTCCGCCAGCTCGTGGATGCGGGCTTACTCGAGTCCGTCGCGGACCTCTACGAACTCGAGCACGAGGACCTCACCGAACTCGAGGGCTGGGGCGAAACCAGCGCCGAGAACCTCCTGTCGGAGATCGAGGCCAGCCGCGAGCCACCGCTCGCGGATTTCCTCTCCGCACTCGGTATCCCCCACGTCGGCCCGACGACGGCCCGCGAACTCGCCCGCGAGTTCACCACGTTCGAGGCGGTCCGCGAGGCCGCCGAAACCGATCCCGAACGACTCGAGAGCGTCGACGACGTCGGCGAGACCGTCGCGGGGCAGATCCACGACTTCTTCGCGAGCGAGGCCAACGCCGCGGCCGTCGACGAGTTGCTCGAACACGTCTCGCCACAGGAATCCGCCCTCGAACGCGGCGGCGACGACCTCCAGGGACTCACCTTCGTCTTTACGGGCTCGCTCGAGGGCATCACCAGAAGCGAGGCTCAGGACATCGTCGAAGCCCACGGCGCGAACGCGACGGGCAGCGTCTCGGGGAACACGGACTACCTCGTCGTCGGCGACAACCCCGGACAGACGAAACGCGACGACGCCGAGGCGAACGACGTGCCGATCGTCGACGAGGACGAGTTCCGCGAGTTACTCGCGGATCACGGGATCGGCCTCGAGTAA
- a CDS encoding 2Fe-2S iron-sulfur cluster-binding protein, with product MTGHEVTLEWPDGRRDTVTVEPRETVLEAALRDGVRLPYDCRKGTCTACVGRLRSVDGDDADAEPSAESESIDAAAAFDYRRQPEALTERERADGYVLLCIAMAHADCRVAVGPMVRAELGDSPWG from the coding sequence ATGACGGGCCACGAGGTGACGCTCGAGTGGCCGGACGGCCGACGCGATACCGTGACGGTCGAGCCTCGAGAGACGGTGCTCGAGGCGGCCCTTCGGGACGGGGTTCGGTTGCCCTATGACTGCCGGAAGGGGACCTGTACGGCCTGTGTGGGCCGACTCCGTTCAGTCGACGGGGATGACGCCGACGCCGAACCGTCGGCGGAGAGCGAGTCGATCGACGCCGCCGCGGCGTTTGACTACCGACGCCAGCCCGAAGCCCTGACCGAGCGCGAGCGAGCGGACGGCTACGTCCTGCTGTGTATCGCCATGGCGCACGCCGACTGTCGCGTCGCGGTCGGGCCGATGGTTCGAGCCGAACTCGGCGACAGCCCGTGGGGGTGA